In the Candidatus Saccharibacteria bacterium oral taxon 488 genome, one interval contains:
- a CDS encoding ClbS/DfsB family four-helix bundle protein — protein MPIPAHKSALQHAIRHECAALWPLLEAAAPWADELVLPGQIKGTMMNTHQLASYLLGWATTVLEWGSAYHQTHTVPTIITTGYGAVAQKFYMQYTDIAYGAVLTKLDETVAALDQLIEQTSEDDLYRVVWYRTKTSGREYTMARIIELNTVAPLRNAHGRLRKAMEERG, from the coding sequence ATGCCAATACCAGCCCACAAGTCAGCCTTGCAGCACGCCATTCGCCACGAGTGTGCGGCGCTGTGGCCACTGCTCGAGGCAGCCGCTCCCTGGGCGGATGAGCTGGTGCTTCCGGGGCAGATAAAAGGCACGATGATGAATACTCACCAGCTAGCCAGCTATCTACTGGGGTGGGCTACCACGGTGCTAGAGTGGGGTAGTGCATATCATCAGACTCATACGGTGCCGACGATTATTACCACTGGCTATGGCGCGGTAGCGCAAAAGTTCTATATGCAATATACTGATATAGCGTATGGTGCCGTACTGACAAAGCTTGATGAAACGGTGGCAGCGCTTGACCAACTGATTGAGCAGACATCAGAAGACGACCTCTACCGCGTCGTATGGTATCGGACGAAGACGAGTGGACGAGAGTATACCATGGCACGGATAATTGAGCTCAACACAGTCGCGCCATTGCGAAATGCACACGGTAGGTTGCGCAAGGCTATGGAGGAGAGAGGATGA
- a CDS encoding AAA family ATPase: MTKIIAVTNQKGGVGKTTTSINVAYFLAKAGKRTLIIDFDPQGNATSGLGIDKQELGATMTEVVTGQTALNNIIIQTDIKNLSIAPATSHLANTEVELAQAEGRFVRLRQALASLAGYDYVIIDSPPSLSLLTVNGLIAAQYVLLPVQAEFYALEGLGQLMETMKLVRKGLNPHLRLLGVVTTMVDSRTTLSSQVYDEIKKHFADTIFKTTIPRNIRLAEAPSHGVPVGVYDRFSKGSRAYHALTKEIIERIEG, from the coding sequence ATGACGAAGATTATTGCGGTGACAAATCAAAAAGGTGGCGTCGGCAAGACGACGACTTCAATCAACGTGGCATATTTTTTGGCAAAAGCCGGTAAGCGGACGCTGATCATTGACTTTGATCCGCAGGGAAATGCCACCAGCGGTCTCGGTATTGATAAGCAAGAACTGGGCGCAACGATGACCGAGGTGGTAACTGGTCAGACGGCCTTGAATAATATAATTATTCAGACCGACATCAAGAACCTATCAATCGCACCGGCCACGTCGCACCTAGCAAATACCGAGGTTGAACTGGCCCAAGCCGAGGGGCGGTTTGTGCGGCTGCGCCAGGCGCTGGCGAGCCTCGCTGGGTATGATTATGTGATCATTGATAGTCCGCCGAGTCTGAGTCTGCTGACCGTGAATGGGCTGATCGCAGCGCAGTACGTTCTATTGCCAGTGCAGGCAGAGTTTTATGCACTCGAGGGGCTGGGGCAGCTGATGGAGACGATGAAGTTGGTCCGCAAGGGGCTCAATCCACATCTGCGGCTACTTGGCGTGGTGACCACCATGGTTGATTCGCGAACGACTCTATCAAGCCAGGTGTACGATGAAATTAAAAAGCATTTTGCTGATACGATTTTCAAGACGACGATTCCGCGTAACATTCGCCTTGCCGAGGCGCCAAGCCATGGCGTACCAGTTGGCGTGTATGATCGTTTCTCAAAGGGCTCGCGAGCCTACCACGCGCTGACCAAAGAAATTATCGAGAGGATTGAAGGATGA
- a CDS encoding competence protein TfoX, whose amino-acid sequence MASSQAFIKYFKEQLTASGAGEIYCRKMFGDYGVYCDGVFFALVCDDTFFIKITEAGKVILGKNYSTGLAYSGAKTPMFKIDDFEDYDLMRQLIQVTCAELIKKGKGKK is encoded by the coding sequence GTGGCTAGTTCTCAAGCATTTATCAAATATTTCAAAGAGCAATTGACGGCGAGTGGCGCTGGTGAGATTTATTGTCGTAAAATGTTTGGTGATTATGGTGTTTATTGCGACGGTGTATTTTTTGCGTTGGTTTGTGACGATACCTTTTTTATTAAAATAACAGAAGCTGGCAAGGTGATTTTGGGTAAAAATTATTCGACTGGACTAGCTTATAGTGGCGCCAAAACGCCGATGTTTAAAATTGATGATTTTGAAGATTATGATTTAATGCGCCAATTAATTCAAGTAACTTGTGCCGAGTTAATAAAGAAAGGTAAGGGCAAAAAATGA
- a CDS encoding isoleucine--tRNA ligase, protein MKFKHGTRRRAAEYEKDWVQRWKDDDTFNKSVENRPANNSWVFYDGPPFLTGTPHHGHLLVSTVKDTMGRFHTMKGQRVERRWGWDCHGLPAEVYVEKTLGIANKKEIGTKISVSDYVKECRAAMVRTGTEWEDTIERIGRWVEFKGAYKTMDNNYMESVWWAFKKLYEEGKIYEGEKILIYCTKDATPISKSEVAMENSYQMDTDPSLFVYFKLEDEDEYLLAWTTTPWTLPANMVVAINRDVDYSLVAYGDKKFYIASDAIERVMTDEKHQPLEYSIVKTIKGSELVGKRFEPLFENRGPNAHKVLHADFVTTDDGTGLVHIAPAYGEDDYELCRKHDVPVLSLVDGDGNYTEGRWLGRNIWEVNKEIAKTLLEEGRALKIDYIRHEYPHCHRCGTKLMYRAHPSWFMDIQSQKKEMLEANEQTHWTPDNLRTGRFHNIIEQAPDWNLSRDRYWATPIPVWKGVKNDGTEVVKVIGSFAEFEELTGSRLDDYHLPQVMDVTFECDGAEMRHIGKVLDCWFESGSMPFAQFHYPFENKEKFEASFPADFIIEAIDQTRGWFYSLTAVNVALFGKSPWKNLICTGFINAADGKKMSKKLKNYTDPMELMDKTSADSFRFLMLSSPLTNGENFALADKDVMDVARKLSMIWNMYDFFTMYAEVDGWEFNGELKDPLGELTNPLDIWIVSRLHRLVMDVEKGLDDYNLQDATKPILPFLDDASNWYVRRSRRRFWKSEDDGDKNDAYRTLHYVLVRLSYILAPFTPFLAEELYHNLTGDDESIHLKDWLPAGEVNEQVLADMARTRELINNGLSLRMKQDEHQASIKVRQPLQFAAYAGVKLAEYYEQIMAEELNVKEIRWIENLDEHLADYEVTEGVIKPENWIEISKQLTPELKREGLMREVIRHVQSARKKAGLQVDDRIMLQLTTNDEQLRQAIDEHAEAIATETLAVFGEVHDNQSTVTVEGAKLEIALAVVK, encoded by the coding sequence ATGAAATTCAAACACGGCACTCGCCGCCGAGCGGCAGAATATGAGAAGGACTGGGTACAGCGATGGAAGGACGACGATACATTCAACAAATCGGTTGAAAATCGGCCAGCTAATAATTCCTGGGTGTTTTATGACGGGCCGCCATTTTTGACTGGTACGCCGCATCATGGGCATTTGTTGGTGAGTACTGTTAAGGATACGATGGGTCGCTTCCATACCATGAAGGGTCAGCGAGTTGAGCGCCGCTGGGGCTGGGATTGTCACGGATTGCCGGCTGAGGTTTATGTTGAAAAAACACTTGGCATTGCTAATAAAAAAGAAATCGGTACGAAGATTAGCGTCTCAGATTATGTAAAGGAATGCCGTGCGGCTATGGTGCGAACTGGCACTGAGTGGGAAGATACAATTGAGCGAATCGGCCGCTGGGTTGAGTTTAAGGGTGCTTATAAAACCATGGATAATAATTACATGGAATCAGTTTGGTGGGCGTTTAAGAAGCTCTATGAAGAGGGTAAGATTTATGAGGGCGAGAAAATTCTAATCTATTGCACTAAGGATGCTACGCCAATTTCCAAAAGCGAGGTGGCGATGGAAAACAGCTACCAGATGGACACCGACCCAAGCTTGTTTGTCTATTTCAAATTAGAAGACGAAGATGAATATTTGCTTGCCTGGACGACGACACCGTGGACTTTGCCAGCGAATATGGTGGTGGCAATCAACCGAGATGTTGACTATTCATTGGTGGCGTACGGCGATAAGAAATTCTATATCGCAAGTGATGCTATCGAAAGAGTTATGACCGATGAAAAACATCAGCCGCTTGAATATTCGATTGTCAAAACGATAAAAGGCTCGGAATTGGTGGGCAAGCGATTTGAGCCGCTGTTTGAGAACCGCGGTCCAAACGCTCATAAAGTGCTGCATGCTGATTTTGTGACGACCGATGACGGTACAGGACTGGTGCACATTGCGCCGGCTTATGGCGAAGACGATTATGAACTATGCCGCAAGCATGACGTGCCGGTTTTGTCGTTGGTAGATGGTGATGGTAACTATACTGAGGGTAGATGGCTCGGTCGTAATATCTGGGAGGTCAATAAAGAGATTGCCAAGACATTGTTGGAGGAAGGCCGAGCGCTAAAGATTGACTATATTCGCCATGAGTATCCGCATTGTCACCGCTGTGGCACGAAGCTGATGTATAGAGCGCATCCGAGCTGGTTTATGGATATTCAAAGTCAGAAAAAAGAAATGCTGGAGGCGAACGAGCAGACTCATTGGACGCCAGATAATCTGCGGACGGGGCGGTTTCATAATATTATTGAGCAGGCGCCAGATTGGAATTTGAGCCGTGATCGCTATTGGGCAACGCCGATTCCAGTGTGGAAAGGCGTCAAGAATGACGGCACGGAAGTTGTCAAGGTGATTGGTAGTTTTGCGGAGTTTGAAGAGCTGACGGGGAGTAGGCTGGATGATTATCATTTGCCGCAAGTGATGGACGTGACATTTGAGTGCGATGGTGCGGAAATGCGGCATATCGGTAAGGTGCTCGACTGCTGGTTTGAGTCTGGCTCAATGCCGTTTGCTCAGTTCCATTATCCGTTTGAAAACAAGGAAAAATTTGAAGCGAGTTTTCCAGCCGATTTTATCATTGAAGCGATTGATCAGACCCGTGGTTGGTTTTATAGTTTGACAGCGGTCAATGTGGCGTTATTCGGTAAGTCGCCGTGGAAAAATTTGATTTGTACTGGATTCATCAACGCGGCAGATGGCAAAAAGATGAGTAAGAAGTTAAAAAACTACACCGATCCGATGGAATTAATGGATAAAACGTCGGCTGATAGTTTCCGTTTTCTCATGCTATCTAGTCCGTTGACAAATGGTGAGAACTTTGCGCTAGCGGATAAGGATGTCATGGATGTGGCGCGTAAGCTCAGTATGATTTGGAACATGTATGATTTCTTCACGATGTACGCGGAAGTTGACGGTTGGGAATTTAATGGCGAGCTGAAAGATCCACTCGGTGAGTTGACCAATCCGTTGGATATTTGGATTGTTAGCCGTTTACATCGATTGGTGATGGATGTTGAAAAGGGTCTTGATGATTACAATTTGCAAGACGCCACTAAGCCGATTTTGCCATTCCTTGATGACGCGTCCAACTGGTACGTGCGCCGCAGCCGCCGCCGCTTCTGGAAGTCTGAGGATGATGGCGATAAGAACGATGCTTATCGCACGCTACATTACGTGCTGGTGCGCCTGAGCTATATTCTGGCGCCATTTACGCCGTTCTTGGCGGAGGAATTGTATCATAATTTGACGGGCGACGATGAGTCGATTCATCTGAAGGATTGGTTGCCAGCGGGCGAGGTGAATGAGCAGGTACTGGCCGACATGGCTCGGACGCGTGAATTGATCAACAATGGTCTTAGTTTGCGTATGAAACAGGATGAGCACCAAGCATCAATCAAGGTTCGCCAACCGCTGCAATTTGCGGCATATGCAGGTGTGAAGCTGGCTGAGTACTACGAGCAAATCATGGCTGAGGAGCTCAATGTTAAGGAGATTCGCTGGATTGAGAATTTAGACGAGCACTTGGCTGATTATGAGGTGACCGAGGGCGTGATCAAGCCAGAGAATTGGATCGAAATTAGCAAACAATTGACGCCCGAGCTCAAACGCGAGGGCCTGATGCGTGAAGTCATTCGTCACGTGCAGAGCGCGCGCAAGAAGGCGGGATTGCAAGTGGACGATCGGATTATGCTACAGCTGACGACGAATGACGAGCAGCTCCGCCAAGCGATCGATGAGCATGCTGAGGCGATTGCTACTGAGACGCTGGCGGTGTTTGGCGAGGTACATGACAATCAGTCGACAGTGACGGTTGAAGGGGCTAAGCTCGAGATTGCTCTTGCTGTTGTAAAATAG
- a CDS encoding NUDIX domain-containing protein produces the protein MKQEIISQDPDLKVSVLKTSFVYRNQVIQAEWFDVDDKTVIPDLPWQQIYVIGDLDGKVPLVYYAHGRENLPGGHTEPGETLEQTLCREVQEELNMRVAEWRPIGYQVLTNPDGRIDHQFRAVAKLEKLGEFAGDVGGLVIGYRLVDIDEVNQRIGYGDIGERMIARAKNILKSMVIVRDRIFKKNIKG, from the coding sequence ATGAAGCAAGAAATAATTTCACAAGATCCAGATCTAAAGGTGTCAGTCCTAAAAACCTCCTTTGTCTATCGGAATCAGGTAATTCAAGCAGAATGGTTTGATGTTGACGACAAGACAGTGATTCCCGATTTACCATGGCAACAGATTTATGTGATTGGTGATCTTGATGGCAAGGTACCGTTGGTTTATTACGCACATGGTAGGGAAAATTTACCTGGTGGGCATACTGAGCCAGGCGAAACCCTCGAACAAACATTATGTCGTGAAGTACAAGAAGAGCTAAATATGCGAGTGGCTGAGTGGAGACCGATTGGTTATCAAGTTTTAACCAATCCTGACGGTAGAATAGATCATCAATTTCGGGCAGTGGCGAAGCTTGAGAAGTTAGGTGAATTTGCAGGTGATGTCGGTGGCTTGGTGATTGGCTATCGCTTGGTGGATATCGATGAAGTGAATCAACGGATTGGTTATGGTGATATTGGGGAGCGTATGATAGCACGCGCAAAGAACATACTAAAATCAATGGTGATTGTGCGTGACAGGATATTTAAAAAGAATATAAAAGGTTAA
- a CDS encoding NTP transferase domain-containing protein: MITKAIIPVAGWGTRMLPITKSIEKCMLPIGNRPLIDYVVQDCLAAGVRELIFVVGEQSSQLESYYRSNILLNDYLRSKGKDDKLALVAPIDAKLHFVTQPSYGKYGSAVPVALAADYLEDGESAVVLMGDDFMYNADGSSEVARLLAATPDGQCSLLAQEVPGDDISRYGAIVIDEAGNFVEIVEKPKPEEAPSHFANIGKYVLTKKVIQSCADVEISPRGEYELTDAVSNYARAGGVVKVVPAVGMHLDGGNVEGWLHANNVVCGRSGSCSCN, from the coding sequence ATGATTACCAAAGCTATTATTCCGGTCGCTGGTTGGGGCACACGAATGCTACCAATTACTAAATCAATTGAAAAATGCATGCTGCCAATTGGCAATCGACCGCTGATTGATTATGTGGTGCAGGACTGCTTGGCGGCTGGTGTGCGCGAGCTGATTTTTGTGGTTGGTGAGCAGAGTTCACAGCTGGAGAGCTATTATCGGAGCAATATTTTGCTCAACGATTATTTACGGAGCAAGGGCAAGGATGACAAATTGGCTCTAGTGGCACCAATTGATGCGAAGCTTCACTTTGTGACGCAGCCGAGCTACGGTAAGTATGGCTCGGCGGTGCCGGTAGCTTTGGCGGCTGATTATCTCGAGGATGGTGAGTCGGCAGTGGTGCTGATGGGTGATGACTTTATGTATAATGCCGATGGCTCAAGCGAAGTGGCGCGGCTATTGGCGGCGACGCCAGACGGTCAATGTAGCCTGCTGGCTCAGGAAGTACCGGGCGATGACATTAGTCGGTACGGGGCGATTGTGATAGACGAGGCTGGTAATTTTGTAGAGATCGTGGAAAAGCCAAAGCCAGAAGAGGCGCCGAGTCACTTTGCCAACATCGGTAAATACGTCCTCACCAAGAAAGTTATCCAGTCTTGTGCTGATGTTGAAATATCGCCGCGTGGTGAGTATGAGTTAACTGATGCAGTCAGTAATTATGCGCGAGCTGGTGGCGTCGTCAAGGTTGTGCCGGCAGTGGGCATGCATCTTGACGGTGGTAATGTCGAGGGCTGGCTGCACGCAAACAATGTGGTATGCGGTCGGTCAGGGTCGTGTTCGTGTAATTGA
- a CDS encoding TIM44-like domain-containing protein — MCNLAVLSQLLFFARAGGGGSSSGGGGGVVLFGIPMVIAISASGFVKRATQSKMAAIAVGFLAGLLASLFYLLGGVVIFILVAILALVGAIIGAFTDKISRFRKGSEAAQQAVRQAAAQDSAWNEQGIVNYATTVFNRFQYDWERMDLPSIQQYVTLNYARHIGLMLYALQQMGRVNRMKNVAISEAIITRAYDDANDQNDRVSVSFVASANDELVDVASGAVLHRDTGEFGEQWNFVRSGDGWLLDSIDQETEDPAQLVASMQQFAAQYDMYFSPDWGRLLLPTCGELFKGGFKGTDINNHIIGFWTGNLLVQLYTYVADASNTDSAATYIIGQVNLPKSYGGILVERRDSRFLKRFRAPSGYKKVELEWGDFNKRYQVYATDENQVTSFELLNPSFMAWLYDQDIKVNIEVVDNIVYLYAKISAGEMRYAEMMDILQKSHKELKM; from the coding sequence ATGTGTAATCTAGCAGTTCTCAGTCAGTTACTCTTTTTTGCGCGAGCTGGTGGTGGCGGGTCAAGTTCTGGCGGTGGTGGTGGCGTTGTCCTTTTCGGGATACCGATGGTAATTGCAATTTCGGCAAGTGGTTTTGTGAAAAGAGCCACTCAGTCAAAGATGGCCGCCATAGCGGTCGGGTTTTTGGCCGGCCTACTCGCCAGCTTGTTCTACCTACTCGGCGGTGTTGTTATATTTATCCTGGTGGCCATCTTGGCATTAGTCGGTGCGATTATCGGGGCGTTCACGGATAAGATCAGCCGTTTTCGTAAGGGCAGTGAGGCCGCGCAGCAAGCCGTCCGACAAGCGGCGGCTCAGGACAGCGCTTGGAACGAACAGGGTATTGTCAATTATGCAACAACGGTGTTTAATCGGTTTCAATATGATTGGGAGCGGATGGATTTGCCATCAATTCAGCAATACGTCACGCTGAATTATGCGCGGCACATTGGACTAATGTTGTATGCCTTACAACAGATGGGGCGAGTCAATCGCATGAAGAATGTGGCGATCAGTGAAGCGATTATCACCCGGGCGTATGATGATGCGAATGATCAGAATGACCGAGTAAGTGTGAGTTTTGTTGCCTCGGCAAATGATGAGCTGGTTGACGTGGCGAGTGGTGCGGTGCTACATCGTGATACGGGCGAGTTTGGTGAGCAGTGGAACTTTGTGCGCTCGGGTGATGGCTGGCTACTGGATAGTATTGATCAGGAAACGGAAGATCCCGCCCAGCTTGTTGCCTCTATGCAGCAGTTTGCAGCGCAATACGACATGTACTTCAGTCCGGACTGGGGGCGGTTACTGCTACCAACTTGCGGTGAATTATTCAAGGGCGGTTTTAAGGGCACTGATATCAACAACCATATCATTGGATTCTGGACGGGCAATTTATTGGTGCAGCTATACACCTATGTGGCTGACGCTTCAAATACCGATTCGGCGGCTACGTACATCATTGGACAGGTCAATCTGCCAAAGTCGTATGGCGGAATTTTGGTGGAGCGTCGGGATTCACGTTTTTTGAAGCGGTTCAGGGCGCCGTCGGGTTATAAAAAGGTAGAACTGGAGTGGGGTGACTTTAACAAGCGCTACCAAGTCTACGCCACCGATGAGAACCAAGTGACGAGCTTTGAGCTGCTCAATCCAAGTTTCATGGCCTGGTTGTACGATCAGGACATTAAGGTTAATATTGAGGTGGTAGATAATATCGTTTATCTCTATGCCAAAATTTCTGCGGGCGAGATGCGCTACGCGGAGATGATGGATATTTTGCAGAAATCACATAAAGAACTCAAGATGTAA
- the rplU gene encoding 50S ribosomal protein L21 translates to MKAVVKISGKQYIVSEKESLLVDLLPEGTKELTLDALLVIDGDKTTVGTPTVKGVVVKAKVVEAEVKGDKVRVIRYKSKKRVHKETGHRQKYTKIEITSIK, encoded by the coding sequence ATGAAAGCAGTCGTAAAAATCTCTGGCAAGCAATACATTGTCAGCGAAAAAGAGTCCCTCTTGGTGGATCTCCTCCCTGAAGGCACAAAAGAACTCACTCTCGACGCACTTTTAGTGATTGATGGTGATAAAACAACAGTTGGCACACCAACCGTAAAAGGTGTGGTAGTGAAGGCAAAGGTTGTTGAAGCAGAAGTTAAGGGTGACAAGGTCCGCGTTATCCGCTACAAGAGCAAGAAACGTGTCCACAAAGAAACGGGTCATCGCCAGAAGTACACCAAGATTGAGATTACCTCGATCAAATAA